From Fusarium oxysporum f. sp. lycopersici 4287 chromosome 10, whole genome shotgun sequence:
TGTCGTCGGCCATCGATTTCAAAGAATGATATATCCTCGTTCCGGTAAAGCTCGTTTCCAGGTGGATGTTGTAGTGTGCACTTTCGTCGATGTCGCGTAAAGGCCTTCTCATCTCCATAATAACTCAAACAGAATTCGCAAATGAAAATCACATCCTCCTGACTGAATATTTCAGGATACGGTGAAAAGTACCAGGGGTAAAGGTCGAAACGCCCAAATTGTACCTTGGAGATATTTCGAATCCGAGATACTTCGGTCGGGTTCTGTGTCATCGAGCCGGATGTGCGGagcttctcgatctcgaCTTCACGGCTGAATTCTGCCGGTTCCCTTTTGActtcagcttccttctcatctaCATCCATGTCGTCGCCTGCAGCAGGTGTTGCGCCATCAACACTGGCGCGCGCTTGGCTTTCCCCATCGGGTCCGATCGAGGCAGACTTCTGACGATTTTGGGATTCTACAAAGTCGAGAGGGACGTCAGTTGTGAGTTCGAGTAAGAGAAACTGAAATACCTACCAGTCCATGGGTGTGGGGTATTTGCCTCTGAAGCAACTGATTGCTCCCGCTTCCCAGGCCTCTTTTGTGACTTCTTAGAAGGTTGCGTCTTCTTGGATTGCGCAGCGGGCGCTTTCTTCGTTTTGGGGTCTTTGGGCTTGTCCTTTTCGGGGTTTGGCCATTCGACCTCTCGAGTAAAGTCCAGCCTAATCACAGGAACCCATTCATCTAATCGTTTATTGAAGTTGTCGAAGTTGCAATAAAATTGTTTGCCGCTTTTTGTCGtcttgatgctgaggatCTCGGCGCGTCGTGGTTGACCTTCCTTTTCGACCCAAGCAATACAGCCTGTTGTTATTGTCTCTGGGGTCGCAAGGCTCTTTAGTCGCGGCTCACCTGAGCCCACGGTGGGCTCGCCACTAGGTGTGCcgccagccatgatggaaatAGAATGGTTGGATGATATTTGATGATCGTCGCGTTGATGGACTTGTGTCGCAAGATAGAAAACGGAAGGAAATAATATTGGAGGGGCACGGCAGAAAATGAGTTGGAGTTCTTATCAGCAAGGCGGTGAGAAGGATAGCTGCTTATCTATTCTTCGTTAGATGCATAAACTCCGTTAGACTCATCACTCAGAAAGCCGTCTGTTACATCTGGTTCTCTTTTTGCGACTTGTACTAACATTTCAATTTTTCTACTAGAACTTTTATGTCGGGTGTTATATTCTTTTGACAAGATGGAAACGCTTTCTTCCAACTGGAAAAAGCTCCAGGCAAAACTCAAGGAAGAGTCTGCGTTAAAACCATCTCTCAAGCGCAAATCAGAGACCTTAACAACGAATCCACCACCTAAAAAGTCTAAGGTGCAAAAGTCCCTCCCAAAACCGCCAAGAAGATCAGCAAAAGCAGCTCAAACAACAACCAAAAAGCCAATGGGCGGTGTTCACAGTTCGAAAATCGAAGAGTCAGTACCTGGGACCTCGACATCCCTTGCACTATGGGCGGAAGACAATGATGTGTCTGCAGAAGCCCTAGCAGAGGCATACAGTCTGGGTGCGAAGGACAATTCGATGATGCTTGCCTCCGCAAAGGACAAAATCAACCATGGACTCACAGAAGGGATCGAGGTCGGAAAGTACATCGCTATCGATTGCGAGATGGTTGGCGTGGGGCCAGGCGGTCATG
This genomic window contains:
- a CDS encoding histone acetyltransferase E, producing the protein MAGGTPSGEPTVGSGEPRLKSLATPETITTGCIAWVEKEGQPRRAEILSIKTTKSGKQFYCNFDNFNKRLDEWVPVIRLDFTREVEWPNPEKDKPKDPKTKKAPAAQSKKTQPSKKSQKRPGKREQSVASEANTPHPWTESQNRQKSASIGPDGESQARASVDGATPAAGDDMDVDEKEAEVKREPAEFSREVEIEKLRTSGSMTQNPTEVSRIRNISKVQFGRFDLYPWYFSPYPEIFSQEDVIFICEFCLSYYGDEKAFTRHRRKCTLQHPPGNELYRNEDISFFEIDGRRQRTWCRNLCLLSKMFLDHKTLYYDVDPFLFYVMTTRTEKGCHLVGYFSKEKESADGYNVACILTMPQYQRKGYGRLLIQFSYELSRIEGKLGSPEKPLSDLGLLSYRQYWSENILELLMGYNEREEKVTIEAISAALAMTTQDVEHTLQALRMQVYHKSDHKIVIPEKLIQQREKTKLKRKRTVDPTKIQWKPPVFTASSRTWGW